Proteins co-encoded in one Erinaceus europaeus chromosome X, mEriEur2.1, whole genome shotgun sequence genomic window:
- the LOC103125581 gene encoding glycine receptor subunit alpha-4 isoform X4, with protein MSPSDFLDKLMGRTSGYDARIRPNFKGPPVNVTCNIFINSFGSVTETTMDYRVNVFLRQQWNDPRLAYREYPDDSLDLDPSMLDSIWKPDLFFANEKGASFHEVTTDNKLLRIFKNGNVLYSIRLTLILSCPMDLKNFPMDIQTCTMQLESFGYTMNDLVFEWLEDAPAVQVAEGLTLPQFILRDEKDLGYCTKYYNTGKFTCIEVKFHLERQMGYYLIQMYIPSLLIVILSWVSFWINMDAAPARVGLGITTVLTMTTQSSGSRASLPKVSYVKAIDIWMAVCLLFVFAALLEYAAVNFVSRQHKEFIRLRRRQRHHQSDIIREGRFYFRGYGLGHCLQARDGGPVEGSGIYSPQPPTPFLREGETMRKLYVDRAKRIDTISRAVFPFTFLIFNIFYWVVYKVLRSEDIHQAL; from the exons ATGTCCCCTTCTGATTTCCTTGACAAGCTTATGGGACGGACATCTGGATATGATGCCAGGATTCGGCCTAATTTTAAAG GCCCACCTGTGAATGTGACCTGCAACATCTTCATCAATAGTTTTGGCTCTGTCACTGAGACCACCATG GACTACCGAGTGAATGTTTTCTTGAGGCAGCAATGGAATGACCCCCGCCTGGCCTACCGAGAATATCCTGATGACTCACTGGACCTCGACCCTTCAATGCTGGACTCTATTTGGAAGCCAGACCTGTTCTTTGCCAATGAGAAAGGGGCCAGCTTCCATGAGGTGACCACAGACAACAAGTTACTGCGTATCTTCAAGAACGGGAATGTGCTCTACAGCATCAG GCTGACCCTCATTTTGTCCTGCCCAATGGACCTCAAGAACTTCCCCATGGACATCCAGACATGCACAATGCAGCTAGAGAGCT TTGGTTACACCATGAATGACCTTGTCTTTGAGTGGCTAGAAGATGCTCCTGCTGTCCAAGTGGCTGAGGGGTTGACGTTGCCCCAGTTTATCCTGCGAGATGAGAAGGACCTAGGCTACTGTACCAAGTACTACAACACAG GGAAATTCACGTGTATCGAGGTAAAGTTTCACCTGGAACGGCAGATGGGCTACTACCTGATTCAGATGTACATCCCCAGTCTCCTCATTGTCATCCTATCCTGGGTCTCCTTCTGGATCAACATGGATGCTGCCCCTGCCCGTGTGGGTCTAGGCATCACCACAGTACTTACCATGACAACTCAGAGTTCTGGCTCTCGGGCCTCTTTGCCTAAG gtgtcttatgtGAAGGCAATTGACATCTGGATGGCTGTGTGTCTGCTCTTTGTGTTTGCTGCCCTGCTGGAGTATGCTGCTGTCAATTTTGTTTCCCGTCAGCATAAGGAATTCATACGACTTCGAAGAAGGCAGAGGC atcatcagtctg ATATTATCCGAGAAGGTCGTTTCTATTTCCGTGGCTATGGCCTAGGTCACTGTCTACAGGCCAGGGATGGCGGTCCAGTGGAAGGTTCTGGCATTTATAGCCCCCAACCTCCAACTCCTTTTCTAAGGGAAGGAGAAACCATGCGGAAACTCTATGTGGACCGAGCCAAGAGGATTGATACTATCTCACGGGCTGTCTTCCCTTTTACTTTTCTCATCTTCAACATCTTCTACTGGGTTGTCTATAAAGTACTACGATCAGAAGACATTCACCAGGCACTCTGA
- the LOC103125581 gene encoding glycine receptor subunit alpha-4 isoform X2, whose amino-acid sequence MSPSDFLDKLMGRTSGYDARIRPNFKGPPVNVTCNIFINSFGSVTETTMDYRVNVFLRQQWNDPRLAYREYPDDSLDLDPSMLDSIWKPDLFFANEKGASFHEVTTDNKLLRIFKNGNVLYSIRLTLILSCPMDLKNFPMDIQTCTMQLESFGYTMNDLVFEWLEDAPAVQVAEGLTLPQFILRDEKDLGYCTKYYNTGKFTCIEVKFHLERQMGYYLIQMYIPSLLIVILSWVSFWINMDAAPARVGLGITTVLTMTTQSSGSRASLPKVSYVKAIDIWMAVCLLFVFAALLEYAAVNFVSRQHKEFIRLRRRQRNKTQDFTAEKFYQRQREEDIIREGRFYFRGYGLGHCLQARDGGPVEGSGIYSPQPPTPFLREGETMRKLYVDRAKRIDTISRAVFPFTFLIFNIFYWVVYKVLRSEDIHQAL is encoded by the exons ATGTCCCCTTCTGATTTCCTTGACAAGCTTATGGGACGGACATCTGGATATGATGCCAGGATTCGGCCTAATTTTAAAG GCCCACCTGTGAATGTGACCTGCAACATCTTCATCAATAGTTTTGGCTCTGTCACTGAGACCACCATG GACTACCGAGTGAATGTTTTCTTGAGGCAGCAATGGAATGACCCCCGCCTGGCCTACCGAGAATATCCTGATGACTCACTGGACCTCGACCCTTCAATGCTGGACTCTATTTGGAAGCCAGACCTGTTCTTTGCCAATGAGAAAGGGGCCAGCTTCCATGAGGTGACCACAGACAACAAGTTACTGCGTATCTTCAAGAACGGGAATGTGCTCTACAGCATCAG GCTGACCCTCATTTTGTCCTGCCCAATGGACCTCAAGAACTTCCCCATGGACATCCAGACATGCACAATGCAGCTAGAGAGCT TTGGTTACACCATGAATGACCTTGTCTTTGAGTGGCTAGAAGATGCTCCTGCTGTCCAAGTGGCTGAGGGGTTGACGTTGCCCCAGTTTATCCTGCGAGATGAGAAGGACCTAGGCTACTGTACCAAGTACTACAACACAG GGAAATTCACGTGTATCGAGGTAAAGTTTCACCTGGAACGGCAGATGGGCTACTACCTGATTCAGATGTACATCCCCAGTCTCCTCATTGTCATCCTATCCTGGGTCTCCTTCTGGATCAACATGGATGCTGCCCCTGCCCGTGTGGGTCTAGGCATCACCACAGTACTTACCATGACAACTCAGAGTTCTGGCTCTCGGGCCTCTTTGCCTAAG gtgtcttatgtGAAGGCAATTGACATCTGGATGGCTGTGTGTCTGCTCTTTGTGTTTGCTGCCCTGCTGGAGTATGCTGCTGTCAATTTTGTTTCCCGTCAGCATAAGGAATTCATACGACTTCGAAGAAGGCAGAG GAATAAAACTCAGGATTTCACAGCTGAAA AGTTTTaccagaggcagaga GAAGAAGATATTATCCGAGAAGGTCGTTTCTATTTCCGTGGCTATGGCCTAGGTCACTGTCTACAGGCCAGGGATGGCGGTCCAGTGGAAGGTTCTGGCATTTATAGCCCCCAACCTCCAACTCCTTTTCTAAGGGAAGGAGAAACCATGCGGAAACTCTATGTGGACCGAGCCAAGAGGATTGATACTATCTCACGGGCTGTCTTCCCTTTTACTTTTCTCATCTTCAACATCTTCTACTGGGTTGTCTATAAAGTACTACGATCAGAAGACATTCACCAGGCACTCTGA
- the LOC103125581 gene encoding glycine receptor subunit alpha-4 isoform X1, with translation MTTLFPATLSFLLLLTLPGQVLLRVAFAKEEIKSGTKGSQPMSPSDFLDKLMGRTSGYDARIRPNFKGPPVNVTCNIFINSFGSVTETTMDYRVNVFLRQQWNDPRLAYREYPDDSLDLDPSMLDSIWKPDLFFANEKGASFHEVTTDNKLLRIFKNGNVLYSIRLTLILSCPMDLKNFPMDIQTCTMQLESFGYTMNDLVFEWLEDAPAVQVAEGLTLPQFILRDEKDLGYCTKYYNTGKFTCIEVKFHLERQMGYYLIQMYIPSLLIVILSWVSFWINMDAAPARVGLGITTVLTMTTQSSGSRASLPKVSYVKAIDIWMAVCLLFVFAALLEYAAVNFVSRQHKEFIRLRRRQRRQRMEEDIIREGRFYFRGYGLGHCLQARDGGPVEGSGIYSPQPPTPFLREGETMRKLYVDRAKRIDTISRAVFPFTFLIFNIFYWVVYKVLRSEDIHQAL, from the exons ATGACAACTCTCTTTCCTGcaaccctctccttccttctcctcttgaCCCTGCCAGGGCAGGTCCTCCTCAG GGTGGCTTTTGCAAAAGAGGAAATTAAATCTGGAACCAAGGGATCCCAGCCAATGTCCCCTTCTGATTTCCTTGACAAGCTTATGGGACGGACATCTGGATATGATGCCAGGATTCGGCCTAATTTTAAAG GCCCACCTGTGAATGTGACCTGCAACATCTTCATCAATAGTTTTGGCTCTGTCACTGAGACCACCATG GACTACCGAGTGAATGTTTTCTTGAGGCAGCAATGGAATGACCCCCGCCTGGCCTACCGAGAATATCCTGATGACTCACTGGACCTCGACCCTTCAATGCTGGACTCTATTTGGAAGCCAGACCTGTTCTTTGCCAATGAGAAAGGGGCCAGCTTCCATGAGGTGACCACAGACAACAAGTTACTGCGTATCTTCAAGAACGGGAATGTGCTCTACAGCATCAG GCTGACCCTCATTTTGTCCTGCCCAATGGACCTCAAGAACTTCCCCATGGACATCCAGACATGCACAATGCAGCTAGAGAGCT TTGGTTACACCATGAATGACCTTGTCTTTGAGTGGCTAGAAGATGCTCCTGCTGTCCAAGTGGCTGAGGGGTTGACGTTGCCCCAGTTTATCCTGCGAGATGAGAAGGACCTAGGCTACTGTACCAAGTACTACAACACAG GGAAATTCACGTGTATCGAGGTAAAGTTTCACCTGGAACGGCAGATGGGCTACTACCTGATTCAGATGTACATCCCCAGTCTCCTCATTGTCATCCTATCCTGGGTCTCCTTCTGGATCAACATGGATGCTGCCCCTGCCCGTGTGGGTCTAGGCATCACCACAGTACTTACCATGACAACTCAGAGTTCTGGCTCTCGGGCCTCTTTGCCTAAG gtgtcttatgtGAAGGCAATTGACATCTGGATGGCTGTGTGTCTGCTCTTTGTGTTTGCTGCCCTGCTGGAGTATGCTGCTGTCAATTTTGTTTCCCGTCAGCATAAGGAATTCATACGACTTCGAAGAAGGCAGAGGCGTCAACGCATG GAAGAAGATATTATCCGAGAAGGTCGTTTCTATTTCCGTGGCTATGGCCTAGGTCACTGTCTACAGGCCAGGGATGGCGGTCCAGTGGAAGGTTCTGGCATTTATAGCCCCCAACCTCCAACTCCTTTTCTAAGGGAAGGAGAAACCATGCGGAAACTCTATGTGGACCGAGCCAAGAGGATTGATACTATCTCACGGGCTGTCTTCCCTTTTACTTTTCTCATCTTCAACATCTTCTACTGGGTTGTCTATAAAGTACTACGATCAGAAGACATTCACCAGGCACTCTGA
- the LOC103125581 gene encoding glycine receptor subunit alpha-4 isoform X3 encodes MSPSDFLDKLMGRTSGYDARIRPNFKGPPVNVTCNIFINSFGSVTETTMDYRVNVFLRQQWNDPRLAYREYPDDSLDLDPSMLDSIWKPDLFFANEKGASFHEVTTDNKLLRIFKNGNVLYSIRLTLILSCPMDLKNFPMDIQTCTMQLESFGYTMNDLVFEWLEDAPAVQVAEGLTLPQFILRDEKDLGYCTKYYNTGKFTCIEVKFHLERQMGYYLIQMYIPSLLIVILSWVSFWINMDAAPARVGLGITTVLTMTTQSSGSRASLPKVSYVKAIDIWMAVCLLFVFAALLEYAAVNFVSRQHKEFIRLRRRQRRQQDIIREGRFYFRGYGLGHCLQARDGGPVEGSGIYSPQPPTPFLREGETMRKLYVDRAKRIDTISRAVFPFTFLIFNIFYWVVYKVLRSEDIHQAL; translated from the exons ATGTCCCCTTCTGATTTCCTTGACAAGCTTATGGGACGGACATCTGGATATGATGCCAGGATTCGGCCTAATTTTAAAG GCCCACCTGTGAATGTGACCTGCAACATCTTCATCAATAGTTTTGGCTCTGTCACTGAGACCACCATG GACTACCGAGTGAATGTTTTCTTGAGGCAGCAATGGAATGACCCCCGCCTGGCCTACCGAGAATATCCTGATGACTCACTGGACCTCGACCCTTCAATGCTGGACTCTATTTGGAAGCCAGACCTGTTCTTTGCCAATGAGAAAGGGGCCAGCTTCCATGAGGTGACCACAGACAACAAGTTACTGCGTATCTTCAAGAACGGGAATGTGCTCTACAGCATCAG GCTGACCCTCATTTTGTCCTGCCCAATGGACCTCAAGAACTTCCCCATGGACATCCAGACATGCACAATGCAGCTAGAGAGCT TTGGTTACACCATGAATGACCTTGTCTTTGAGTGGCTAGAAGATGCTCCTGCTGTCCAAGTGGCTGAGGGGTTGACGTTGCCCCAGTTTATCCTGCGAGATGAGAAGGACCTAGGCTACTGTACCAAGTACTACAACACAG GGAAATTCACGTGTATCGAGGTAAAGTTTCACCTGGAACGGCAGATGGGCTACTACCTGATTCAGATGTACATCCCCAGTCTCCTCATTGTCATCCTATCCTGGGTCTCCTTCTGGATCAACATGGATGCTGCCCCTGCCCGTGTGGGTCTAGGCATCACCACAGTACTTACCATGACAACTCAGAGTTCTGGCTCTCGGGCCTCTTTGCCTAAG gtgtcttatgtGAAGGCAATTGACATCTGGATGGCTGTGTGTCTGCTCTTTGTGTTTGCTGCCCTGCTGGAGTATGCTGCTGTCAATTTTGTTTCCCGTCAGCATAAGGAATTCATACGACTTCGAAGAAGGCAGAGGCGTCAAC AAGATATTATCCGAGAAGGTCGTTTCTATTTCCGTGGCTATGGCCTAGGTCACTGTCTACAGGCCAGGGATGGCGGTCCAGTGGAAGGTTCTGGCATTTATAGCCCCCAACCTCCAACTCCTTTTCTAAGGGAAGGAGAAACCATGCGGAAACTCTATGTGGACCGAGCCAAGAGGATTGATACTATCTCACGGGCTGTCTTCCCTTTTACTTTTCTCATCTTCAACATCTTCTACTGGGTTGTCTATAAAGTACTACGATCAGAAGACATTCACCAGGCACTCTGA